Proteins co-encoded in one Arachis hypogaea cultivar Tifrunner chromosome 11, arahy.Tifrunner.gnm2.J5K5, whole genome shotgun sequence genomic window:
- the LOC112720309 gene encoding L-ascorbate oxidase homolog gives MGRGAVLALMLCLLGVAVQAEDPYVYYTWKVTYGIIAPLGIPQQGILINNQFPGPEINSTSNNNIVINVFNYLDEPLLFTWHGIQLRKNSWQDGTPGTNCPILPGTNYTYKFQVKDQIGSYFYYPSTALHRAAGGFGGHRIFSRLLIPVPYPDPEDEYWVLIGDWYTKSHTVLRKFLDSGRSLGRPDGVLINGQTTKDDGSDKPMYTMKPGATYKLRICNTGIKDSLNFRIQGHPLKLVETEGSHTVQNIYDSLDVHVGQCFTVLVTADKEPKDYYMVASTRLTKYNLVGKAILSYTNGKGPASPELPPAPVGWAWSLNQFRSFRWNLTASAARPNPQGSYHYGGINITRTIILSNSVIRSQGKLRYAINGVSHVDTETPLKLAEYYGIADKVFKYDLISDVPPVTVDNLTLAPNVLRATYRTFIEIIFQNPTKTIQSYNLGGYSFFAVAIEPGKWSPEKRQNYNLLDAVSRHTIQVFPKSWAAVMLTFDNCGMWNLRSEQAENRYLGQQMYVSVQSPENSTRDEYNLPLTQLICGLCKNMPNPGNLYH, from the coding sequence atgggCCGCGGGGCAGTTTTGGCTTTGATGCTTTGTCTGTTGGGTGTTGCAGTTCAGGCTGAAGACCCATACGTGTACTACACATGGAAAGTGACGTATGGCATAATAGCACCATTGGGAATCCCACAACAGGGAATCCTAATCAACAACCAATTCCCAGGGCCTGAAATCAACTCAACAAGCAACAACAACATTGTGATCAACGTCTTTAACTACCTCGACGAGCCCCTTCTCTTCACATGGCATGGCATCCAGCTGAGGAAGAATTCATGGCAAGACGGTACCCCTGGAACCAACTGCCCAATCCTTCCAGGCACCAACTACACCTACAAGTTCCAAGTGAAGGACCAGATCGGCTCATATTTCTACTATCCATCAACTGCTCTCCACAGGGCAGCTGGTGGTTTCGGTGGTCACAGGATCTTCAGCCGTCTCTTGATCCCAGTCCCGTACCCCGATCCCGAGGACGAGTACTGGGTTCTCATCGGTGACTGGTACACCAAGAGCCACACCGTCCTCAGGAAGTTCCTCGACAGCGGCAGGTCCCTCGGCAGGCCCGACGGTGTTCTCATCAACGGCCAGACCACCAAGGATGACGGCAGCGACAAGCCCATGTACACCATGAAGCCTGGTGCCACCTACAAGCTAAGAATTTGCAACACTGGTATCAAGGACTCACTCAACTTCAGGATCCAGGGTCATCCATTGAAGCTTGTTGAGACTGAAGGCTCTCACACCGTCCAGAACATCTACGACTCCCTCGACGTCCACGTCGGACAGTGCTTCACCGTCCTCGTCACCGCCGATAAGGAGCCAAAGGACTACTACATGGTTGCCTCCACAAGGCTCACCAAGTACAATCTCGTCGGCAAGGCTATTCTTAGCTACACCAACGGAAAGGGACCTGCTTCCCCTGAGCTTCCACCCGCACCAGTTGGCTGGGCTTGGTCTTTGAACCAGTTCAGGTCATTCCGCTGGAACTTGACCGCTAGCGCTGCAAGGCCTAACCCACAGGGATCTTACCACTACGGTGGCATCAACATCACCCGCACCATTATTTTGTCTAACTCCGTCATCAGATCTCAGGGCAAGCTCCGTTATGCCATTAACGGTGTTTCCCACGTGGACACCGAAACTCCTCTCAAGCTCGCTGAGTACTACGGCATCGCCGATAAGGTCTTCAAGTACGACCTCATCTCCGATGTGCCTCCGGTCACCGTTGACAACCTCACCCTGGCACCCAATGTCTTGAGGGCCACTTACCGTACCTTCATCGAAATCATCTTCCAGAACCCCACCAAGACCATTCAGTCATACAACTTGGGTGGATACTCTTTCTTCGCCGTTGCCATTGAACCCGGGAAGTGGAGCCCAGAGAAGAGGCAGAACTACAACCTTCTTGACGCCGTGAGCAGGCACACCATTCAGGTGTTCCCAAAATCATGGGCAGCAGTGATGTTGACTTTCGATAACTGTGGAATGTGGAATTTGAGGTCAGAGCAAGCTGAGAACCGCTACTTGGGTCAACAGATGTACGTCAGCGTCCAATCTCCTGAGAACTCAACGAGGGATGAGTACAACCTGCCACTAACCCAACTTATCTGCGGACTTTGCAAGAACATGCCAAACCCTGGAAACCTCTACCATTAA